In a single window of the Halomicroarcula saliterrae genome:
- a CDS encoding DUF5804 family protein translates to MAQVCLVGSEDVNLRYELLSRETARNALVTYDLREPFENTIQLETVSLGAAVALLNDLNWYLVRYTDAAFVKVPSISGSEWLSRELAAAIRDDELAPDDTGRFLKVYGVVEDAGGDSETDSPAARPPALVEPMLLTRTGDTIPEYDLRDVADTLVVRVTEAEFGA, encoded by the coding sequence ATGGCGCAGGTCTGTCTCGTCGGGAGCGAAGACGTGAACCTCCGGTACGAACTGCTCTCCCGGGAGACCGCTCGGAACGCGCTGGTCACCTACGACCTGCGGGAACCGTTCGAGAACACCATCCAGCTGGAGACGGTGAGCCTCGGCGCGGCGGTGGCACTCCTCAACGACCTGAACTGGTATCTGGTTCGGTACACCGACGCCGCCTTCGTCAAGGTCCCCTCTATCAGCGGGAGCGAGTGGCTCTCTCGGGAGCTCGCCGCGGCCATCCGCGACGACGAGCTAGCGCCCGACGACACCGGCCGGTTCCTGAAGGTGTACGGGGTCGTCGAGGACGCCGGCGGTGACAGCGAGACGGACTCGCCCGCCGCGCGGCCCCCGGCGCTCGTCGAGCCGATGCTCCTGACGCGGACGGGCGACACCATCCCCGAGTACGACCTTCGGGACGTCGCGGACACGCTGGTCGTGCGCGTCACTGAGGCGGAGTTCGGTGCCTGA